The proteins below are encoded in one region of Pomacea canaliculata isolate SZHN2017 linkage group LG7, ASM307304v1, whole genome shotgun sequence:
- the LOC112569267 gene encoding uncharacterized protein LOC112569267 isoform X1: MVARSILFLLLLTRWQIIGVTGVQIKSCGEGNMIEIKPGETRSFRCTSNTGYVEWTLVTGKSGAHQRLAVWENNLQTYNDFDKTFVAKSKYELEINAVNNRKIHDDVSIVNGSLLCKTGRETATCGLSYVDAAQGTVCTAMATSWNVTVSCNISSAYSSRRIYTCHLSRKHNSVFIPLQTIAMTTSVTSQLIANNEFKVSGNCLFYTQLPAIEGKYDYYVVTSPGRSKQTVVNTGDRQSLTVKRPASPNVSCHPGGHVLENTEVSCVCRTTSLGQPQGSLRWMVGYGANMTSSATTELGDENSSELRYNRTLTMSDHGKTWLRCQLVWGAEELRGDTYMASVGRKPRSLSDDVIAMTNMQFDVIAFPKPHNATLMYLGTSPTTNIPHPDSQLSIISLDCNSYPDDFDRFNCSLVSSANSSEMESGFYRLVVVNEVGEGILTVRIGEQMNA, translated from the exons ATGGTGGCAAGAAGcatcttgtttcttcttcttcttactaGATGGCAAATAATAGGAG TAACAGGTGTGCAAATCAAATCTTGCGGTGAAGGAAATATGATAGAAATAAAGCCCGGAGAGACACGCTCGTTCAGGTGTACCTCAAACACAGGGTACGTGGAGTGGACACTAGTCACCGGCAAGAGCGGAGCTCACCAACGGCTTGCCGTGTGGGAAAACAACTTGCAAACTTATAACGACTTCGACAAAACATTTGTTGCAAAATCTAAATACGAGCTAGAAATTAATGCTGTGAACAACAGAAAGATACACGATGATGTCTCAATTGTGAACGGAAGTCTGTTGTGCAAAACTGGGAGAGAAACGGCGACCTGCGGACTGAGCTATGTTG ATGCTGCACAAGGCACTGTATGCACGGCCATGGCGACATCTTGGAATGTCACGGTATCCTGCAACATCAGCAGCGCCTACTCCTCTCGGAGAATTTACACCTGTCATCTCAGTAGAAAACACAAT tCAGTGTTCATACCGCTACAGACCATCGCCATGACGACTAGTGTCACCAGCCAGCTAATAGCAAACAATGAGTTCAAAGTGTCTGGAAACTGTTTGTTTTATACACAACTTCCGGCTATTGAAGGAAAATATGACTACTATGTTGTCACCTCCCCAGGGAGAAGCAAGCAGACGGTGGTAAATACTGGGGACAGACAAAGTCTGACAGTTA AACGACCAGCCTCGCCAAATGTCTCATGTCATCCTGGTGGTCACGTGTTAGAAAACACAGAAGTCAGCTGTGTGTGTAGGACAACTAGTCTGGGTCAACCACAAGGTTCTTTGAGATGGATGGTCGGGTATGGAGCAAACATGACATCATCGGCCACCACAGAGCTGGGTGATGAAAACTCATCTGAGCTCCGTTACAACCGCACCTTGACGATGAGTGATCATGGGAAGACGTGGCTGAGATGTCAGCTTGTGTGGGGGGCAGAGGAACTTAGAGGAGATACCTACATGGCTAGTGTTGGGC GTAAGCCCCGTTCCTTGTCTGACGATGTCATCGCGATGACAAACATGCAGTTTGATGTGATCGCGTTTCCCAAGCCTCACAATGCCACCTTGATGTACCTGGGAACCAGTCCAACCACCAACATACCTCACCCAGACAGCCAACTCTCAATAATATCTTTGGACTGTAATTCCTATCCCGACGACTTTGACCGGTTTAACTGCTCTCTAGTATCCTCTGCAAATTCCTCTGAGATGGAATCAGGCTTCTACAGACTTGTGGTGGTCAACGAAGTTGGTGAAGGAATCTTGACAGTGCGGATTGGTGAGCAAATGAATGCTTGA
- the LOC112568360 gene encoding uncharacterized protein LOC112568360, translating into MTITMWRLCVSLLFLELQTVEGVQITPCTDSFVEVPADGSLTLNCTPQTQSMEWRLSLGGSSYLSAKFENGQYVQENLPFNVSSDPGKISLTVNTSNIRNITLVNGTVVCQDLTQSPPSSSNCGLNYVYRPKPTDVSCTARADMDADRLSCTITNIYSSRGVYTCQALRRNEETHSEVERLNTVNMASLNDEGGLKVSGECNIRTELPENAGNYSYSVKILPGGLEVLANLLGGEKWIEHYRPKESDISCTAWDECKTNVKLYCTIKIYSSRGVYTCQAFREKLGQNSQEELNTVNMTTTNDEGGRTMTGKCIITTELPEKAGNYSYSVKISPGGSKKEAKLPDGGKWIEHVGTGTAVASQAAIYNVLTVWLVAAFVLL; encoded by the exons ATGACAATAACTATGTGGAGATTGtgtgtttctcttctttttcttgaattACAAACCGTAGAAG GTGTGCAGATTACACCATGCACAGACAGCTTCGTGGAGGTACCTGCCGATGGGAGCCTTACCTTAAACTGTACACCACAGACTCAATCTATGGAATGGAGACTTTCTTTGGGGGGCTCTTCGTATCTGTCAGCGAAGTTTGAAAATGGTCAGTATGTACAAGAAAACCTCCCTTTTAATGTAAGCAGCGACCCGGGGAAAATATCTCTGACAGTCAACACCAGCAACATCAGGAACATCACCTTGGTCAACGGTACTGTAGTGTGCCAAGATCTCACTCAGTCACCACCGAGTTCTTCAAACTGTGGACTTAACTATGTTT ATAGACCAAAGCCAACCGACGTCTCGTGCACAGCTAGGGCCGATATGGACGCTGATAGGTTGTCTTGTACCATCACCAACATCTACTCTTCTCGTGGAGTTTACACGTGTCAAGCTCTCCGGCGAAATGAAGAAACACac tctGAGGTAGAACGGTTAAACACGGTCAACATGGCGAGTTTGAATGATGAGGGAGGACTAAAAGTGTCCGGTGAATGTAATATCAGAACGGAACTCCCTGAAAATGCAGGCAACTACTCTTACTCGGTTAAAATCTTGCCAGGGGGGCTAGAGGTACTGGCAAATCTTCTTGGTGGTGAAAAATGGATAGAACATT ATAGACCAAAGGAAAGCGACATCTCGTGCACAGCTTGGGACGAATGTAAGACCAATGTTAAGTTGTACTGTACCATCAAAATCTACTCTTCTCGTGGAGTTTACACGTGTCAAGCTTTCCGGGAAAAACTAGGACAAAac TCTCAGGAAGAGTTAAATACGGTCAACATGACGACTACGAATGATGAGGGAGGACGAACAATGACCGGTAAATGTATCATCACAACGGAACTCCCTGAAAAGGCAGGCAACTACTCTTACTCGGTTAAAATCTCGCCAGGGGGGTCAAAGAAAGAGGCAAAGCTTCCTGATGGTGGAAAATGGATAGAACATG TTGGTACAGGCACAGCTGTTGCCAGTCAAGCTGCCATCTACAATGTGCTCACTGTTTGGCTTGTTGCTGCTTTCGTGTTGTTGTAG
- the LOC112568361 gene encoding uncharacterized protein LOC112568361 isoform X2: MTITMWRLCVSLLFLELQTVEGVQITPCTDSFVEVPAEESLTLSCSPQTQSMEWRLSLGGSSYLSAKFENGQYVQKNLPFDVNSDPGKISLTINTSNTRNITLVNGTVVCQDLSQSPPSSSNCGLNYVYKPKPNDISCQATADANGDKLYCTINNIYSSRGIYTCQALRREEQNSEVERLNTVNMATLNDGGGLKVSGRCNITTDLPVNAGNYSYSVKISPGGLEAQANLPDGERWIEHFGITTTVGSQAAIYNVPTVWLLAALVLLQSCKK, encoded by the exons ATGACAATAACTATGTGGAGATTGtgtgtttctcttctttttcttgaattACAAACCGTAGAAG GTGTGCAGATTACACCATGCACAGACAGCTTCGTGGAGGTACCTGCCGAGGAGAGCCTTACCTTAAGCTGTTCACCACAGACTCAATCCATGGAATGGAGACTTTCTTTGGGGGGCTCTTCGTATCTGTCAGCGAAGTTTGAAAATGGTCAGTATGTGCAAAAAAACCTCCCTTTTGATGTAAACAGCGACCCGGGGAAAATATCTCTGACAAtcaacaccagcaacaccagGAACATCACCCTGGTCAACGGTACTGTAGTGTGCCAAGATCTCAGTCAGTCACCACCGAGTTCTTCAAACTGTGGACTTAACTATGTTT aTAAGCCGAAGCCAAACGACATCTCGTGCCAAGCTACGGCGGATGCTAACGGTGATAAGTTGTACTGTACCATCAACAACATCTACTCTTCTCGCGGAATTTACACGTGTCAAGCTTTACGGCGAGAAGAACAAAAC tctGAGGTAGAACGGTTAAACACGGTCAACATGGCGACTTTGAATGATGGGGGAGGACTAAAAGTGTCCGGTAGATGTAACATCACAACGGATCTCCCAGTAAATGCGGGCAACTACTCTTACAGTGTTAAAATCTCACCAGGTGGGCTAGAGGCACAGGCAAATCTTCCTGATGGTGAAAGATGGATAGAACATT TTGGTATAACCACAACTGTTGGCAGTCAAGCTGCCATCTACAATGTGCCCACTGTTTGGCTTCTGGCTGCTTTGGTATTGCTGCAGTCctgcaaaaaataa
- the LOC112568361 gene encoding uncharacterized protein LOC112568361 isoform X1, whose translation MEDWRDDISATLYYSHTLTLAGHGTTWFRCEITWGGQKVRGENYKNLQNCYGATWSLFPYQKGVQITPCTDSFVEVPAEESLTLSCSPQTQSMEWRLSLGGSSYLSAKFENGQYVQKNLPFDVNSDPGKISLTINTSNTRNITLVNGTVVCQDLSQSPPSSSNCGLNYVYKPKPNDISCQATADANGDKLYCTINNIYSSRGIYTCQALRREEQNSEVERLNTVNMATLNDGGGLKVSGRCNITTDLPVNAGNYSYSVKISPGGLEAQANLPDGERWIEHFGITTTVGSQAAIYNVPTVWLLAALVLLQSCKK comes from the exons ATGGAAGATTGGCGAGATGACATATCTGCTACTTTATACTACAGTCACACCCTGACCCTGGCAGGTCATGGAACAACTTGGTTTAGATGTGAGATCACGTGGGGCGGACAGAAGGTTCGAGGAGAGAACTACAAAAACTTGCAAAACTGTTATGGAGCCACATGGTCCCTCTTTCCTTATCAAAAAG GTGTGCAGATTACACCATGCACAGACAGCTTCGTGGAGGTACCTGCCGAGGAGAGCCTTACCTTAAGCTGTTCACCACAGACTCAATCCATGGAATGGAGACTTTCTTTGGGGGGCTCTTCGTATCTGTCAGCGAAGTTTGAAAATGGTCAGTATGTGCAAAAAAACCTCCCTTTTGATGTAAACAGCGACCCGGGGAAAATATCTCTGACAAtcaacaccagcaacaccagGAACATCACCCTGGTCAACGGTACTGTAGTGTGCCAAGATCTCAGTCAGTCACCACCGAGTTCTTCAAACTGTGGACTTAACTATGTTT aTAAGCCGAAGCCAAACGACATCTCGTGCCAAGCTACGGCGGATGCTAACGGTGATAAGTTGTACTGTACCATCAACAACATCTACTCTTCTCGCGGAATTTACACGTGTCAAGCTTTACGGCGAGAAGAACAAAAC tctGAGGTAGAACGGTTAAACACGGTCAACATGGCGACTTTGAATGATGGGGGAGGACTAAAAGTGTCCGGTAGATGTAACATCACAACGGATCTCCCAGTAAATGCGGGCAACTACTCTTACAGTGTTAAAATCTCACCAGGTGGGCTAGAGGCACAGGCAAATCTTCCTGATGGTGAAAGATGGATAGAACATT TTGGTATAACCACAACTGTTGGCAGTCAAGCTGCCATCTACAATGTGCCCACTGTTTGGCTTCTGGCTGCTTTGGTATTGCTGCAGTCctgcaaaaaataa
- the LOC112569267 gene encoding uncharacterized protein LOC112569267 isoform X2 — protein MVARSILFLLLLTRWQIIGGVQIKSCGEGNMIEIKPGETRSFRCTSNTGYVEWTLVTGKSGAHQRLAVWENNLQTYNDFDKTFVAKSKYELEINAVNNRKIHDDVSIVNGSLLCKTGRETATCGLSYVDAAQGTVCTAMATSWNVTVSCNISSAYSSRRIYTCHLSRKHNSVFIPLQTIAMTTSVTSQLIANNEFKVSGNCLFYTQLPAIEGKYDYYVVTSPGRSKQTVVNTGDRQSLTVKRPASPNVSCHPGGHVLENTEVSCVCRTTSLGQPQGSLRWMVGYGANMTSSATTELGDENSSELRYNRTLTMSDHGKTWLRCQLVWGAEELRGDTYMASVGRKPRSLSDDVIAMTNMQFDVIAFPKPHNATLMYLGTSPTTNIPHPDSQLSIISLDCNSYPDDFDRFNCSLVSSANSSEMESGFYRLVVVNEVGEGILTVRIGEQMNA, from the exons ATGGTGGCAAGAAGcatcttgtttcttcttcttcttactaGATGGCAAATAATAGGAG GTGTGCAAATCAAATCTTGCGGTGAAGGAAATATGATAGAAATAAAGCCCGGAGAGACACGCTCGTTCAGGTGTACCTCAAACACAGGGTACGTGGAGTGGACACTAGTCACCGGCAAGAGCGGAGCTCACCAACGGCTTGCCGTGTGGGAAAACAACTTGCAAACTTATAACGACTTCGACAAAACATTTGTTGCAAAATCTAAATACGAGCTAGAAATTAATGCTGTGAACAACAGAAAGATACACGATGATGTCTCAATTGTGAACGGAAGTCTGTTGTGCAAAACTGGGAGAGAAACGGCGACCTGCGGACTGAGCTATGTTG ATGCTGCACAAGGCACTGTATGCACGGCCATGGCGACATCTTGGAATGTCACGGTATCCTGCAACATCAGCAGCGCCTACTCCTCTCGGAGAATTTACACCTGTCATCTCAGTAGAAAACACAAT tCAGTGTTCATACCGCTACAGACCATCGCCATGACGACTAGTGTCACCAGCCAGCTAATAGCAAACAATGAGTTCAAAGTGTCTGGAAACTGTTTGTTTTATACACAACTTCCGGCTATTGAAGGAAAATATGACTACTATGTTGTCACCTCCCCAGGGAGAAGCAAGCAGACGGTGGTAAATACTGGGGACAGACAAAGTCTGACAGTTA AACGACCAGCCTCGCCAAATGTCTCATGTCATCCTGGTGGTCACGTGTTAGAAAACACAGAAGTCAGCTGTGTGTGTAGGACAACTAGTCTGGGTCAACCACAAGGTTCTTTGAGATGGATGGTCGGGTATGGAGCAAACATGACATCATCGGCCACCACAGAGCTGGGTGATGAAAACTCATCTGAGCTCCGTTACAACCGCACCTTGACGATGAGTGATCATGGGAAGACGTGGCTGAGATGTCAGCTTGTGTGGGGGGCAGAGGAACTTAGAGGAGATACCTACATGGCTAGTGTTGGGC GTAAGCCCCGTTCCTTGTCTGACGATGTCATCGCGATGACAAACATGCAGTTTGATGTGATCGCGTTTCCCAAGCCTCACAATGCCACCTTGATGTACCTGGGAACCAGTCCAACCACCAACATACCTCACCCAGACAGCCAACTCTCAATAATATCTTTGGACTGTAATTCCTATCCCGACGACTTTGACCGGTTTAACTGCTCTCTAGTATCCTCTGCAAATTCCTCTGAGATGGAATCAGGCTTCTACAGACTTGTGGTGGTCAACGAAGTTGGTGAAGGAATCTTGACAGTGCGGATTGGTGAGCAAATGAATGCTTGA